In Vibrio echinoideorum, the following proteins share a genomic window:
- a CDS encoding iron-containing alcohol dehydrogenase, protein MQFTYVNPTVIHFGQGQINAISQAVDTSKKVLVIYGGGSIKSNGVYDQVVASLKDHAWIEFAGVEANPTKETLDKAVALVKEENVEFIIAVGGGSVIDGSKYVAAAAKYDGDGWDILAGKHQVTEATPIGAVLTLPATGSESNMGAVITRKETQEKLAFMNPAVQPKFAVMDPDVMKSLPERQLINGLVDAWVHVCEQYITMPTDAMVQDGYAETLLKNLLVLGKQYDERDNDAWRANLMWTANQALNGLIGTGVPQDWATHMIGHEFTALWHVDHARSLAIVQPSLLRNQIEAKRGKLEQMGRNVFGLEAGADLAERTIAAIEAFYHSLDVPTMFDGYEATKAAAIDNVVAQLESHGYLQLGENQAITPEKTREILESAIH, encoded by the coding sequence ATGCAATTCACTTATGTTAACCCTACAGTTATCCACTTCGGCCAAGGCCAAATCAACGCTATCAGCCAAGCGGTTGATACTTCGAAGAAAGTACTAGTCATCTACGGTGGCGGTTCAATCAAAAGCAACGGTGTTTACGACCAAGTTGTCGCTTCTCTCAAGGATCACGCTTGGATTGAGTTCGCTGGTGTTGAAGCTAACCCAACGAAAGAGACGCTAGATAAAGCCGTCGCTCTTGTTAAAGAAGAAAACGTAGAGTTCATTATCGCTGTTGGCGGTGGTTCAGTAATCGACGGTTCTAAATACGTTGCGGCGGCAGCTAAATACGACGGCGACGGTTGGGATATCCTAGCGGGCAAACACCAAGTTACTGAAGCAACTCCTATTGGTGCGGTACTGACACTTCCTGCGACAGGTTCTGAATCTAACATGGGTGCGGTAATCACTCGTAAAGAGACTCAAGAGAAACTGGCATTCATGAACCCTGCGGTACAGCCTAAATTTGCGGTTATGGACCCAGACGTAATGAAGTCTCTGCCAGAGCGCCAACTGATCAACGGTCTAGTTGATGCATGGGTTCACGTATGTGAGCAATACATCACAATGCCAACAGACGCGATGGTTCAAGACGGTTACGCAGAAACACTGCTTAAGAACCTACTTGTACTGGGTAAGCAATACGACGAGCGTGACAACGACGCTTGGCGTGCAAACCTAATGTGGACAGCAAACCAAGCGCTTAACGGCCTGATTGGTACGGGTGTTCCTCAAGATTGGGCAACACACATGATTGGCCACGAATTCACTGCGCTATGGCACGTAGACCACGCGCGTTCTCTTGCGATTGTTCAACCTTCACTACTTCGTAATCAAATCGAAGCGAAGCGTGGCAAGCTAGAGCAAATGGGTCGTAACGTATTTGGCCTAGAAGCGGGTGCTGATTTAGCCGAGCGTACAATCGCGGCAATCGAAGCCTTCTACCACAGCCTAGACGTTCCAACCATGTTCGACGGTTACGAAGCAACTAAAGCGGCAGCAATCGACAACGTTGTTGCTCAACTTGAATCACACGGTTACCTGCAACTTGGCGAAAACCAAGCAATCACGCCAGAGAAAACGCGTGAGATTTTAGAGTCTGCGATTCACTAA
- a CDS encoding amino acid ABC transporter ATP-binding protein, with translation MNNDLNNLKEMVKFKSLNKWYGDFHALKDIDLNIEQGEIVVICGPSGSGKSTLIRCINQLEPFESGELCVLEQVLPSKFNTPGQVGMVFQHFHLFPHLTVLENLTLSPIRTLKKSKREAEKLAMHYLERVHIAEQANKYPVQLSGGQQQRVAIARSLCMKPELLLFDEPTSALDPEMINEVLDVMVELASEGITMVCVTHEMGFAKQVADRVIFMDEGQIVESNTPQALFENPQHERTQAFLNQILTY, from the coding sequence ATGAACAACGATTTGAACAATCTCAAGGAAATGGTTAAGTTTAAGTCACTTAACAAGTGGTATGGTGATTTTCATGCCCTAAAGGATATCGATTTAAATATTGAACAAGGAGAGATAGTGGTGATTTGCGGGCCATCAGGTTCGGGCAAATCAACCTTAATCCGTTGTATCAATCAGCTAGAACCTTTCGAAAGTGGCGAGCTTTGCGTGTTAGAACAAGTGCTTCCGAGTAAATTCAACACACCTGGCCAAGTCGGAATGGTGTTTCAGCATTTTCATTTATTCCCTCATCTTACCGTGCTTGAAAACCTGACACTGTCTCCAATACGTACGCTTAAAAAAAGCAAACGAGAAGCCGAGAAGCTTGCAATGCACTATCTCGAGCGCGTACACATCGCTGAACAAGCCAACAAATACCCAGTGCAACTTTCTGGCGGTCAGCAACAACGTGTAGCTATCGCCCGTTCGCTGTGCATGAAGCCTGAATTACTGCTTTTTGATGAACCGACTTCAGCGCTTGATCCTGAGATGATCAACGAAGTGCTCGACGTGATGGTTGAACTGGCGAGCGAAGGTATCACCATGGTGTGTGTGACCCACGAAATGGGCTTTGCGAAACAAGTGGCCGACCGCGTTATCTTCATGGATGAAGGACAAATTGTGGAATCGAATACGCCACAAGCGCTCTTTGAAAACCCTCAACATGAACGTACTCAAGCGTTCCTAAATCAGATCCTGACTTATTGA
- a CDS encoding amino acid ABC transporter permease, with amino-acid sequence MLIRIIKPALSALVQIVVLVAAVVWILDSGAQTMGYSWQWERVPDYIAFYKDGEWWPAELVEGLLVTINISLISLVATLVIGLTTALLRNSNSVVGRTLATSYVELIRNTPLLVQIYLLYFVFGPVLGLDRFSTAVLALALFQGAYTAEIFRAGLNGIARGQFEAAQSLGLSKTYTYWDVILPQVVQRTLPPLTNEVISLIKNSSIVSVMAIFDLTTEARNIVSETAMPFEIWFSVAIIYLALTLSLSAVAAWLEHKLGANWRTQ; translated from the coding sequence ATGTTGATTCGAATTATTAAACCCGCCCTATCTGCTTTGGTACAGATTGTTGTACTGGTGGCTGCTGTTGTTTGGATTCTCGACTCTGGTGCACAAACCATGGGATACAGCTGGCAATGGGAGCGTGTGCCGGACTATATTGCTTTCTATAAAGATGGTGAATGGTGGCCTGCAGAATTAGTTGAAGGGCTGCTGGTTACCATCAATATCTCTTTGATTTCTTTGGTTGCTACGCTGGTCATTGGTTTAACGACAGCGCTGTTGAGAAACTCAAATTCTGTGGTTGGACGCACCTTAGCCACCAGCTATGTTGAGTTGATTCGTAACACGCCGTTATTAGTACAAATTTATTTGCTCTATTTTGTATTTGGCCCCGTATTAGGGCTCGATCGCTTTAGCACTGCCGTTTTAGCCTTGGCACTTTTCCAAGGCGCTTATACCGCCGAGATATTTCGTGCCGGTTTAAATGGTATTGCGAGAGGACAATTTGAAGCAGCTCAATCCTTGGGCTTATCAAAGACCTATACTTACTGGGATGTGATTCTTCCTCAGGTGGTGCAACGCACCTTGCCACCTTTGACCAATGAAGTGATCTCTCTTATTAAAAACTCTTCAATTGTGAGTGTCATGGCTATTTTTGACCTGACGACTGAAGCCAGAAACATCGTTTCTGAAACCGCGATGCCATTCGAGATTTGGTTCTCTGTGGCGATCATTTATCTTGCTCTTACACTTTCACTTTCTGCCGTTGCTGCTTGGCTTGAGCATAAGCTCGGGGCTAACTGGCGAACACAATAA
- a CDS encoding transporter substrate-binding domain-containing protein, producing MKLFKPAITALLALAVSLPALASETPNLDKINERGSLRVGMSTFVPWAMRNKQGDLVGFEIDVAKRLAEDSGWKVEFVPTAWDGIIPSLLSKKFDVIIGGMSITEARAKSVLFTEPYSHSGVQLAANKELAEGFTQISDFDSRRVKIAARRGAFTVQVARETFPKAKVLQFDDDAQAFQEVLNGNAHAVIASSPKPEHETIKNADTLFIPFEERLSKGNEAFAVRLGETDKAEFFNEWIKARTEDGWLKERYEYWFSTLDWQDQIAQGQ from the coding sequence ATGAAGCTATTTAAACCCGCGATTACAGCCCTACTTGCGCTTGCCGTAAGTTTGCCTGCACTTGCTTCTGAAACGCCTAACCTCGATAAAATCAACGAACGTGGCTCACTGCGCGTTGGTATGTCGACATTTGTTCCTTGGGCGATGCGTAACAAACAAGGCGATCTCGTTGGCTTTGAAATCGACGTGGCGAAACGCCTTGCCGAAGACTCTGGTTGGAAAGTCGAATTTGTACCTACGGCATGGGACGGTATTATCCCTTCTCTATTATCGAAAAAATTTGATGTAATCATCGGCGGTATGTCTATCACTGAAGCTCGTGCTAAAAGCGTATTGTTCACTGAACCTTACTCGCACTCTGGCGTTCAACTGGCGGCTAATAAAGAGCTAGCGGAAGGTTTTACTCAGATCTCTGATTTTGATTCTCGCCGTGTAAAAATTGCAGCACGTCGTGGAGCATTCACGGTTCAAGTCGCTCGTGAAACCTTCCCTAAGGCGAAAGTTCTACAGTTCGATGACGATGCTCAAGCATTCCAAGAAGTGTTGAACGGCAACGCACACGCGGTTATTGCGTCTAGCCCGAAACCAGAACACGAAACGATCAAAAACGCAGACACGCTATTTATTCCATTTGAAGAGCGTCTATCAAAAGGTAACGAAGCATTTGCAGTTCGCCTAGGTGAAACTGACAAGGCAGAATTCTTCAACGAATGGATCAAAGCACGTACTGAAGACGGTTGGTTGAAAGAGCGTTACGAGTACTGGTTCTCTACTCTAGATTGGCAAGACCAGATTGCTCAAGGTCAGTAA